A window of the Streptomyces albireticuli genome harbors these coding sequences:
- a CDS encoding 4-hydroxy-3-methylbut-2-enyl diphosphate reductase, translating to MTATTSRKVLLAAPRGYCAGVDRAVIAVEKALEQYGAPVYVRHEIVHNKYVVKTLEKKGAIFVEETEEVPEGNIVIFSAHGVAPVVHDEAARGKLATIDATCPLVTKVHKEAVRFAKEDYDILLIGHEGHEEVIGTSGEAPDHITLVDGPDDVSNVTVRDESKVVWLSQTTLSVDETMETVDALKGRFPQLISPPSDDICYATQNRQIAVKQMGAEADLVIVVGSKNSSNSVRLVEVALGAGAKDAHLVDYAEEIDEAWLEGVRTVGVTSGASVPEILVEGVLDWLAERGYDDVETVTAAKESITFSLPKELRRDLRAEAATLAGGPESGAEKG from the coding sequence ATGACTGCAACGACCTCCCGCAAGGTTCTTCTCGCCGCCCCCCGTGGCTACTGCGCGGGTGTGGACCGTGCCGTGATCGCCGTCGAAAAGGCTCTGGAGCAGTACGGCGCGCCCGTCTACGTGCGCCATGAGATCGTCCACAACAAGTACGTGGTCAAGACCCTGGAGAAGAAGGGCGCCATCTTCGTCGAGGAGACGGAGGAGGTGCCCGAGGGCAACATCGTCATCTTCTCGGCGCACGGCGTCGCCCCGGTCGTCCACGACGAGGCCGCGCGCGGCAAGCTCGCCACGATCGACGCGACGTGCCCGCTGGTCACCAAGGTCCACAAGGAAGCCGTCCGGTTCGCCAAGGAGGACTACGACATCCTCCTCATCGGTCACGAGGGCCACGAGGAGGTCATCGGCACGAGCGGCGAGGCGCCCGACCACATCACGCTGGTCGACGGCCCCGACGACGTGTCGAACGTGACCGTCCGCGACGAGTCCAAGGTCGTCTGGCTCTCCCAGACCACGCTCTCCGTCGACGAGACGATGGAGACCGTCGACGCGCTGAAGGGCCGCTTCCCGCAGCTGATCAGCCCGCCGAGCGACGACATCTGCTACGCCACGCAGAACCGCCAGATCGCGGTCAAGCAGATGGGCGCGGAGGCCGACCTGGTGATCGTCGTCGGCTCCAAGAACTCCTCGAACTCCGTCCGCCTGGTCGAGGTCGCCCTCGGCGCGGGCGCCAAGGACGCCCACCTGGTGGACTACGCCGAGGAGATCGACGAGGCGTGGCTGGAGGGCGTGCGGACGGTCGGTGTGACCTCGGGCGCCTCGGTGCCGGAGATCCTCGTCGAGGGCGTCCTGGACTGGCTGGCCGAGCGCGGCTACGACGACGTCGAGACCGTCACGGCCGCCAAGGAGTCCATCACCTTCTCGCTCCCCAAGGAGCTCCGCCGCGACCTGCGCGCGGAGGCGGCCACGCTGGCCGGGGGTCCGGAATCCGGCGCCGAGAAGGGGTGA
- a CDS encoding WhiB family transcriptional regulator encodes MLLPHQPLQEAAVPSQRISARDQAGPWHSEAVCRRDEAGLFFAPSKEPTAARLSREEAAKRVCARCPVMVECREHALLQPEPYGVWGGLTAAERRVVLARRRRREAELARTTRIAAAG; translated from the coding sequence GTGCTGCTACCGCATCAGCCCCTGCAGGAAGCCGCCGTACCGTCCCAGCGGATTTCCGCCAGGGATCAGGCCGGCCCCTGGCATTCGGAGGCGGTGTGCCGCCGGGATGAAGCCGGGCTCTTCTTCGCACCATCCAAGGAACCCACGGCCGCGCGGCTCTCCCGTGAGGAGGCCGCGAAGCGGGTCTGCGCCCGCTGCCCCGTGATGGTCGAATGCCGGGAGCACGCCCTGCTCCAGCCGGAGCCCTACGGGGTGTGGGGCGGTCTCACCGCGGCCGAGCGCCGCGTGGTGCTCGCCCGCCGGCGCCGCCGCGAGGCCGAGCTGGCGCGCACGACACGCATCGCCGCAGCGGGCTGA
- a CDS encoding APC family permease, giving the protein MAQPAGERGSTELHRTLTFRDLVVYGLLFIAPMAPVGVFGTLGAKSHGAVALVYVVATVAMAFTAFSYAQMVRVAPQAGSVYTYARVGLGEGPGFIAGWMAMLDYLLIPAVAYLFSGIAMNALVPEVSRWVWTAIAVVVTTGLNLWGVRAAALVGFLVLAMEIVVLLVFLASAVFALAEKGARRDWLSPLTGEGGLTTGAVFAAVSVAVLSYLGFDAIAAFAEESAGGSARVARAVMTCLAVAGVLFVAQTYLAALLAPMSAAELAADPAAQGSAFYDTVDASTGAWLHDLVAASKAIGAAFAALAGQAAAGRLLFAMARDRRLPALLAKVDRGSGVPRPALLGAAAVTLVAAVWAARRDDGLDRLVSVVDVGALVAFALLHLSVIGWFAVRKRGGPTHPVRHVVVPLLGLAVVIAVVVKAAATAQIVGGVWLAVGLGVLITQRLRRGSAGVG; this is encoded by the coding sequence ATGGCACAGCCCGCCGGCGAGCGCGGCAGCACCGAGCTCCACCGCACGCTCACCTTCCGGGACCTGGTCGTCTACGGCCTCCTCTTCATCGCCCCCATGGCGCCCGTCGGCGTCTTCGGCACCCTCGGCGCGAAGTCGCACGGCGCGGTCGCCCTCGTCTACGTGGTGGCCACGGTCGCCATGGCGTTCACCGCCTTCTCGTACGCGCAGATGGTCCGGGTGGCCCCGCAGGCCGGCTCGGTCTACACCTACGCGCGGGTGGGGCTCGGCGAGGGGCCGGGCTTCATCGCCGGCTGGATGGCGATGCTCGACTACCTGCTGATCCCGGCCGTCGCGTACCTCTTCTCCGGGATCGCGATGAACGCGCTGGTGCCCGAGGTCTCCCGGTGGGTGTGGACGGCGATCGCCGTGGTCGTCACGACCGGGCTGAACCTCTGGGGGGTGCGGGCCGCGGCGCTCGTCGGCTTCCTGGTGCTGGCCATGGAGATCGTGGTGCTGCTGGTCTTCCTGGCCTCGGCCGTCTTCGCGCTAGCCGAGAAGGGCGCCCGGCGCGACTGGCTGTCGCCCCTGACCGGCGAGGGCGGGCTCACCACGGGGGCGGTCTTCGCCGCGGTGTCCGTGGCGGTGCTGTCGTACCTGGGCTTCGACGCGATCGCCGCCTTCGCGGAGGAGTCCGCGGGCGGCTCGGCCCGGGTGGCCCGGGCCGTGATGACGTGCCTGGCGGTGGCGGGCGTGCTGTTCGTCGCCCAGACGTACCTGGCGGCGCTGCTCGCCCCCATGTCCGCCGCTGAGCTGGCCGCGGACCCGGCGGCCCAGGGCTCGGCGTTCTACGACACGGTGGACGCGTCGACGGGCGCGTGGCTGCACGACCTGGTGGCCGCGAGCAAGGCGATCGGCGCCGCGTTCGCCGCCCTGGCCGGGCAGGCGGCGGCGGGCCGGCTGCTGTTCGCGATGGCCCGCGACCGCCGGCTGCCGGCCCTGCTGGCCAAGGTCGACCGCGGCTCCGGCGTACCCCGCCCCGCCCTGCTGGGCGCGGCGGCGGTGACGCTGGTGGCGGCGGTCTGGGCGGCCCGCCGCGACGACGGCCTGGACCGGCTGGTCTCGGTCGTGGACGTGGGCGCGCTGGTCGCCTTCGCGCTGCTGCACCTGTCGGTGATCGGCTGGTTCGCGGTACGGAAGCGGGGCGGTCCGACGCATCCGGTACGGCATGTGGTGGTACCGCTGCTGGGACTGGCCGTGGTGATCGCGGTCGTGGTGAAGGCGGCGGCGACGGCCCAGATCGTGGGCGGGGTGTGGCTGGCGGTGGGCCTGGGGGTCCTGATCACCCAACGCCTCCGGCGCGGGTCGGCGGGCGTGGGGTGA
- a CDS encoding exodeoxyribonuclease VII small subunit — MAKTGATAEDSGSGESVLGYEQARDELIEVVRRLEAGGTTLEESLALWERGEELSKVCRHWLEGARARLDAALAESEDVSAEG; from the coding sequence ATGGCGAAGACGGGTGCGACAGCCGAGGACAGCGGCTCCGGCGAGAGCGTGCTGGGGTACGAGCAGGCGCGGGACGAACTGATCGAGGTGGTGCGCCGCCTGGAGGCGGGCGGCACCACGCTGGAGGAGTCCCTGGCGCTGTGGGAGCGCGGCGAGGAGCTGTCGAAGGTGTGCCGGCACTGGCTGGAGGGGGCGCGGGCGCGGCTGGACGCGGCGCTGGCGGAGTCCGAGGACGTGTCGGCCGAAGGCTGA
- a CDS encoding fumarate hydratase, with the protein MSAPSEFAYTDLLPLGEDHTPYRLVTSEGVSTFEADGRTFLKVEPEALRKLAAEAMHDISHYLRPAHLAQLRRILDDPEASANDRFVALDLLKNANIAAAGVLPMCQDTGTAIVMGKRGQNVLTEGEDEKALSHGIFDAYTELNLRYSQMAPLTMWDEKNTGSNLPAQIELYATDGGAYKFLFMAKGGGSANKSFLYQETKAVLNEGSMMKFLEQKIRSLGTAACPPYHLAIVVGGTSAEYALKTAKYASAHYLDELPEEGSPLGHGFRDKELEEKVFELTQKIGIGAQFGGKYFCHDVRVVRLPRHGASCPVAIAVSCSADRQALAKITPEGVFLEQLETDPARFLPDTTEEQLTEGAGADLDAVAIDLDRPMDEILAELTKHPVKTRLSLTGTLVVARDIAHAKIKELLDSGAEMPEYLKNHPVYYAGPAKTPEGYASGSFGPTTAGRMDSYVEQFQAAGGSKVMLAKGNRSSQVTSACKAHGGFYLGSIGGPAARLAQDCIKKVEVLEYEELGMEAVWRIEVEDFPAFIVVDDKGNDFFVDPAPAPTFTSIPVRQG; encoded by the coding sequence ATGTCTGCCCCGTCTGAGTTCGCCTATACCGACCTCCTGCCCCTGGGCGAGGACCACACTCCGTACCGCCTGGTCACCTCCGAGGGCGTGTCCACCTTCGAGGCCGACGGCCGTACGTTCCTCAAGGTCGAGCCGGAGGCGCTGCGGAAGCTGGCCGCCGAGGCGATGCACGACATCTCGCACTACCTGCGGCCCGCGCACCTCGCGCAGCTGCGCCGCATCCTCGACGACCCCGAGGCGTCCGCGAACGACCGCTTCGTCGCCCTCGACCTGCTGAAGAACGCCAACATCGCCGCGGCCGGCGTGCTCCCGATGTGCCAGGACACCGGCACCGCCATCGTCATGGGCAAGCGCGGCCAGAACGTCCTCACCGAGGGCGAGGACGAGAAGGCGCTCTCGCACGGCATCTTCGACGCCTACACCGAGCTCAACCTGCGCTACTCGCAGATGGCGCCGCTGACCATGTGGGACGAGAAGAACACCGGCTCCAACCTGCCCGCGCAGATCGAGCTGTACGCGACCGACGGCGGCGCGTACAAGTTCCTCTTCATGGCCAAGGGCGGCGGCTCGGCCAACAAGTCCTTCCTCTACCAGGAGACGAAGGCGGTCCTCAACGAGGGCTCCATGATGAAGTTCCTGGAGCAGAAGATCCGCTCGCTGGGCACCGCCGCGTGCCCGCCGTACCACCTGGCGATCGTCGTCGGCGGCACCTCCGCCGAGTACGCTCTGAAGACCGCGAAGTACGCCTCCGCGCACTACCTCGACGAGCTGCCCGAGGAGGGCTCCCCGCTCGGCCACGGCTTCCGTGACAAGGAGCTGGAGGAGAAGGTCTTCGAGCTGACGCAGAAGATCGGCATCGGCGCCCAGTTCGGCGGCAAGTACTTCTGCCACGACGTGCGCGTGGTCCGCCTGCCGCGGCACGGCGCGTCCTGCCCGGTGGCCATCGCGGTCTCCTGCTCCGCCGACCGCCAGGCGCTCGCCAAGATCACGCCCGAGGGCGTCTTCCTGGAGCAGCTGGAGACGGACCCGGCGCGCTTCCTCCCGGACACCACCGAGGAGCAGCTGACCGAGGGCGCGGGCGCCGACCTGGACGCGGTCGCCATCGACCTGGACCGGCCGATGGACGAGATCCTCGCGGAGCTGACCAAGCACCCGGTCAAGACCCGGCTCTCGCTGACCGGCACGCTCGTCGTGGCCCGTGACATCGCACATGCGAAGATCAAGGAGCTGCTGGACTCGGGTGCGGAGATGCCCGAGTACCTCAAGAACCACCCGGTCTACTACGCGGGCCCGGCCAAGACCCCCGAGGGCTACGCCTCCGGCTCCTTCGGCCCGACGACGGCCGGCCGCATGGACTCCTACGTCGAGCAGTTCCAGGCCGCGGGCGGCTCCAAGGTGATGCTCGCCAAGGGCAACCGCTCCTCGCAGGTCACCAGCGCGTGCAAGGCACACGGCGGCTTCTACCTGGGCTCGATCGGCGGCCCGGCGGCGCGGCTGGCGCAGGACTGCATCAAGAAGGTCGAGGTCCTGGAGTACGAGGAGCTCGGCATGGAGGCGGTCTGGCGGATCGAGGTCGAGGACTTCCCGGCGTTCATCGTCGTGGACGACAAGGGCAACGACTTCTTCGTGGATCCGGCGCCGGCGCCGACGTTCACGAGCATTCCGGTGCGGCAGGGGTAG
- the xseA gene encoding exodeoxyribonuclease VII large subunit yields the protein MALSTSPDTPIPVGQVSRLIGGWIDRLGAVWVEGQITQLSRRPGAGVVFLTLRDPSHDISLSVTCYRAVFDQVADIVSEGARVVVHAKPEWYAPRGQLSLRAAEIRPVGVGELLARLEQLKRSLTAEGLFAADRKRPLPFLPQLIGLVCGRASAAERDVLENARHRWPAVRFEVRNVPVQGVHAVPAVIEAVTELDGKPEVDVIIVARGGGSVEDLLPFSDEQLVRAVAGCRTPVVSAIGHEPDTPLLDLVADLRASTPTDAAKRVVPDVGEELVRVRQLRDRALRCVTGFLDREERGLAAVRARPCVERPQRMVDEREAQVTALAERSRRTLGHLLDRAESELSHTHARVVALSPAATLRRGYAVLQHADGSVVRAAAEVTAEEELRARVAEGEFAVRVTSAETPTEPSAEPSADVRPGVTPPA from the coding sequence ATGGCTCTGAGCACGTCCCCCGACACCCCGATCCCCGTCGGCCAGGTGTCCCGGCTGATCGGCGGCTGGATCGACCGCCTGGGCGCCGTATGGGTCGAGGGGCAGATCACCCAGCTGTCCCGGCGGCCCGGCGCGGGCGTGGTGTTCCTGACGCTGCGCGACCCGTCGCACGACATCTCGCTGTCCGTGACCTGCTACCGCGCGGTCTTCGACCAGGTCGCCGACATCGTCTCGGAGGGCGCGCGCGTCGTCGTGCACGCCAAGCCGGAGTGGTACGCGCCGCGCGGCCAGCTGTCCCTGCGGGCCGCCGAGATCCGGCCGGTCGGCGTCGGCGAGCTGCTGGCACGGCTGGAGCAGCTGAAGAGGTCGCTGACTGCGGAGGGTCTGTTCGCCGCCGACCGCAAGCGGCCGCTGCCGTTCCTGCCGCAGCTGATCGGGCTGGTCTGCGGCCGCGCCTCCGCCGCCGAGCGGGACGTCCTGGAGAACGCCCGGCACCGCTGGCCGGCGGTCCGCTTCGAGGTGCGCAACGTCCCGGTGCAGGGCGTGCACGCCGTACCGGCGGTCATCGAGGCGGTCACGGAGCTGGACGGGAAGCCCGAGGTCGACGTGATCATCGTGGCGCGGGGCGGCGGCAGCGTGGAGGACCTGCTGCCGTTCTCGGACGAGCAGCTCGTACGGGCGGTCGCCGGGTGCCGTACGCCGGTGGTGTCGGCGATCGGGCACGAGCCGGACACCCCGCTCCTGGACCTCGTCGCCGACCTGCGGGCCTCCACGCCCACCGACGCCGCCAAGCGCGTGGTGCCGGACGTCGGCGAGGAGCTGGTCCGGGTGCGGCAGCTGCGGGACCGCGCGCTGCGCTGCGTCACCGGGTTCCTTGACCGCGAGGAGCGAGGGCTCGCGGCGGTCCGGGCGCGCCCGTGCGTCGAGCGGCCGCAGCGGATGGTGGACGAGCGGGAGGCGCAGGTCACGGCGCTGGCCGAGCGGTCGCGGCGCACGCTCGGGCACCTGCTGGACCGGGCGGAGTCCGAGCTGTCGCACACCCACGCGCGGGTGGTCGCGCTGTCCCCGGCGGCGACCCTGCGCCGTGGCTACGCCGTGCTCCAGCACGCGGACGGCTCGGTGGTGCGGGCCGCGGCCGAGGTGACGGCCGAGGAGGAGCTGCGGGCACGGGTCGCGGAGGGTGAGTTCGCGGTGCGGGTCACGTCCGCGGAGACGCCTACGGAACCGTCCGCGGAGCCGTCGGCGGACGTGCGGCCCGGTGTCACTCCCCCCGCTTAG
- a CDS encoding malonic semialdehyde reductase — MTLALDPAAQDLLFREARTANTFSAEPVTDEQIQAVYDLVKYAPTAFNQSPLRVVLVRSEEARERLVGHMAEGNQAKTRTAPLVAILATDNEFHEELPALFPHFPQAKDVFFAERPAREQSAALNGALQAAYFIVGVRAAGLAAGPMTGFDFAGVQKEFLDDDHTPLMVVNIGKPGEDAWFPRSPRLSYEQVVTTV, encoded by the coding sequence ATGACTCTCGCCCTCGACCCCGCCGCCCAGGACCTCCTCTTCCGCGAGGCCCGCACCGCCAACACCTTCTCCGCCGAACCGGTGACCGACGAGCAGATCCAGGCCGTCTACGACCTGGTCAAGTACGCCCCGACCGCCTTCAACCAGTCGCCGCTGCGCGTCGTCCTGGTCCGCTCCGAGGAGGCCCGCGAGCGTCTGGTGGGTCACATGGCCGAGGGCAACCAGGCCAAGACCCGCACCGCGCCGCTGGTCGCCATCCTCGCCACGGACAACGAGTTCCACGAGGAGCTGCCGGCGCTGTTCCCGCACTTCCCGCAGGCCAAGGACGTGTTCTTCGCCGAGCGTCCGGCCCGTGAGCAGTCGGCCGCGCTCAACGGCGCGCTCCAGGCCGCGTACTTCATCGTGGGCGTCCGCGCCGCCGGCCTGGCCGCGGGCCCGATGACCGGCTTCGACTTCGCGGGCGTCCAGAAGGAGTTCCTGGACGACGACCACACCCCGCTGATGGTCGTGAACATCGGCAAGCCGGGCGAGGACGCCTGGTTCCCCCGCTCGCCGCGCCTCTCCTACGAGCAGGTCGTCACGACCGTCTGA
- the glpX gene encoding class II fructose-bisphosphatase, with the protein MTDHHLPSPLEVSPEAPDRNLALELVRVTEAGAMASGRWVGRGDKNGADGAAVKAMRALIGTVSMNGVVVIGEGEKDNAPMLYNGERVGDGTGAECDVAVDPVDGTTLTAKGMANAVSVMAVADRGSMFDPSAVFYMDKLVTGPEAADYVDINAPVAVNIRRVAKAKHSSPEDVTVVVLDRPRHDGIVKEIREAGARIKFISDGDVAGAIMAVREGTGIDLLLGVGGTPEGIIAACAIKCLGGTIQAKLWPKDDEERERALAAGHDLDKVLHTDDLVRGDNVFFVATGITDGELLRGVRYRAETATTQSLVMRSKSGTIRQIDSTHRLSKLRAYSRVDFERPS; encoded by the coding sequence ATGACCGATCATCATCTGCCGTCCCCGCTGGAAGTCAGCCCCGAGGCCCCCGACCGGAACCTCGCCCTGGAGCTCGTCCGGGTCACCGAGGCCGGCGCCATGGCGTCGGGCCGCTGGGTCGGTCGCGGCGACAAGAACGGCGCGGACGGCGCCGCGGTCAAGGCCATGCGCGCCCTCATCGGCACCGTCTCCATGAACGGTGTCGTCGTCATCGGCGAGGGCGAGAAGGACAACGCCCCCATGCTCTACAACGGTGAGCGCGTGGGCGACGGGACCGGCGCCGAGTGCGACGTCGCCGTGGACCCGGTGGACGGCACCACCCTCACCGCCAAGGGCATGGCCAACGCGGTCTCCGTGATGGCCGTCGCCGACCGCGGCTCCATGTTCGACCCGTCCGCGGTCTTCTACATGGACAAGCTGGTCACCGGCCCCGAGGCCGCCGACTACGTCGACATCAACGCCCCGGTGGCCGTCAACATCCGGCGCGTCGCGAAGGCCAAGCACTCCTCGCCCGAGGACGTCACGGTCGTCGTCCTGGACCGCCCCCGCCACGACGGGATCGTCAAGGAGATCCGCGAGGCCGGCGCCCGCATCAAGTTCATCTCCGACGGCGACGTGGCCGGCGCGATCATGGCGGTGCGCGAGGGCACGGGCATCGACCTGCTGCTCGGCGTCGGCGGTACGCCCGAGGGCATCATCGCGGCCTGCGCGATCAAGTGCCTCGGCGGCACCATCCAGGCGAAGCTGTGGCCCAAGGACGACGAGGAGCGCGAGCGCGCCCTGGCCGCCGGTCACGACCTCGACAAGGTCCTGCACACCGACGACCTCGTCCGCGGTGACAACGTCTTCTTCGTCGCCACCGGCATCACCGACGGCGAGCTGCTGCGCGGCGTGCGCTACCGCGCGGAGACCGCGACCACGCAGTCGCTCGTCATGCGGTCCAAGTCGGGCACGATCCGGCAGATCGACTCCACGCACCGGCTGTCCAAGCTGCGCGCGTACAGCAGGGTGGACTTCGAGCGCCCCAGCTGA
- a CDS encoding DUF4245 domain-containing protein, whose protein sequence is MAGRNGKAQTVRNMLLSLAVVIPVAFVSYVFIPHDESNDPVKTVGYRVELDTARRAAPYAVAAPEGLAEGWRATSVSYRAGGKEGSLWHLGFLDPQKEYVAVEQSDGPAAEFIDEVSRRAERTSGTQKVGDATWRRYEGEKYNALVREERGVTTVVTGTASYERLGEMAASLKAEKKTLPEGAGKA, encoded by the coding sequence GTGGCTGGTAGGAATGGCAAGGCGCAGACCGTACGGAACATGCTGCTCTCGCTCGCGGTGGTGATCCCCGTGGCGTTCGTGAGCTATGTCTTCATTCCGCACGACGAAAGCAACGACCCCGTGAAGACGGTCGGCTACCGCGTGGAGCTCGACACGGCGCGCCGCGCCGCGCCGTACGCCGTCGCGGCACCCGAGGGGCTGGCCGAGGGCTGGCGCGCGACCTCCGTCTCGTACCGGGCGGGCGGCAAGGAAGGCTCGCTCTGGCACCTGGGCTTCCTCGACCCGCAGAAGGAGTACGTGGCGGTCGAGCAGAGCGACGGCCCGGCGGCCGAGTTCATCGACGAGGTGAGCCGGCGGGCGGAGCGGACGAGCGGGACGCAGAAGGTGGGCGACGCCACCTGGCGCCGCTACGAGGGCGAGAAGTACAACGCCCTGGTGCGCGAGGAGCGCGGGGTGACCACGGTCGTCACCGGCACGGCCTCCTACGAGCGGCTCGGGGAGATGGCCGCGTCGCTCAAGGCGGAGAAGAAGACTCTGCCGGAAGGGGCGGGCAAGGCCTGA
- the ppgK gene encoding polyphosphate--glucose phosphotransferase — MNVFGVDIGGSGIKGAPVDVARGELAEERFKVLTPHPATPDAVADRVREVADHFGWSGPVGATFPGVVVGGTTRTAANVDKGWIGRDAAALLGERLGAPVTVLNDADAAGLAEMTHGAGRGRRGTVVVLTFGTGIGSAVFTDGRLVPNTELGHLELHGHDAETRASTRAKEEEGLNWQHWARRVQRYLVHVEKLFSPELFVIGGGVSRKAEKFLPLIEGVSAEIVPALLQNDAGIVGAAMAASAAGSAASDAP, encoded by the coding sequence ATGAACGTATTCGGCGTGGACATCGGCGGATCGGGCATCAAGGGCGCGCCGGTGGACGTGGCGCGGGGCGAGCTGGCCGAGGAGCGGTTCAAGGTCCTCACCCCGCACCCGGCGACCCCGGACGCGGTCGCGGACCGTGTCCGGGAGGTGGCGGACCACTTCGGCTGGTCCGGGCCGGTGGGGGCGACCTTCCCCGGCGTGGTCGTCGGCGGTACGACGCGGACGGCCGCCAATGTCGACAAGGGCTGGATCGGGCGGGACGCCGCCGCGCTGCTCGGTGAGCGCCTCGGCGCCCCCGTGACCGTGCTGAACGACGCGGACGCGGCCGGGCTCGCCGAGATGACGCACGGCGCCGGGCGCGGGCGGCGCGGCACGGTCGTCGTGCTCACCTTCGGCACGGGCATCGGCAGCGCCGTCTTCACGGACGGCAGGCTGGTGCCCAACACGGAGCTGGGCCATCTGGAGCTGCACGGCCATGACGCGGAGACCCGCGCCTCGACCCGGGCGAAGGAAGAGGAAGGCCTGAACTGGCAGCACTGGGCCCGCCGGGTGCAGCGCTACCTCGTCCATGTGGAGAAGCTGTTCTCGCCCGAGCTGTTCGTGATCGGCGGCGGGGTGAGCCGTAAGGCGGAGAAGTTCCTGCCGCTGATCGAGGGGGTCAGCGCCGAGATCGTGCCTGCTCTGCTCCAGAACGACGCGGGGATCGTGGGGGCCGCGATGGCCGCCTCCGCTGCCGGTTCCGCTGCTTCCGACGCGCCCTGA
- a CDS encoding DUF1707 SHOCT-like domain-containing protein → MPVAVTEPGPSGLPGAPGIRASDADRDRIADILREALAEGRLTAEEHGERVGAVYGARTLGELEPLVRDLPRAGGGAPDAGRAAPAHPRPYDHDVARPGGAGPEGSESTENLVAVFGGAGRKGRWRVPRRTNAFALFGGVEIDLTEAVFERREIVINAVAVFGGVDIKVPENVTLRTTGGGVFGGFDVRTQEAPDPDAPVVSVTGFAFFGGVEAKPRRGKRLKNLRAAG, encoded by the coding sequence GTGCCGGTGGCCGTGACGGAGCCCGGTCCGTCCGGTCTGCCCGGTGCGCCCGGGATCCGCGCCTCCGACGCCGACCGCGACCGGATCGCGGACATCCTGCGCGAGGCCCTGGCCGAGGGGCGCCTCACGGCGGAGGAGCACGGCGAGCGGGTCGGCGCCGTCTACGGGGCCCGGACGCTCGGGGAGCTGGAGCCGCTCGTCCGCGACCTGCCCCGCGCGGGCGGTGGCGCCCCGGACGCCGGCCGGGCCGCCCCGGCCCACCCGCGCCCGTACGACCACGACGTGGCGCGCCCCGGTGGCGCGGGTCCGGAGGGCTCCGAGAGCACGGAGAACCTGGTCGCCGTCTTCGGCGGGGCCGGCCGCAAGGGCCGCTGGCGGGTGCCGCGGCGGACCAACGCCTTCGCGCTGTTCGGCGGGGTGGAGATCGATCTGACGGAGGCGGTCTTCGAGCGCCGGGAGATCGTGATCAACGCGGTCGCGGTGTTCGGCGGCGTCGACATCAAGGTCCCCGAGAACGTCACGCTGCGCACCACGGGAGGCGGCGTCTTCGGCGGTTTCGACGTCCGGACCCAGGAGGCGCCCGACCCCGACGCCCCGGTCGTCTCCGTCACCGGCTTCGCGTTCTTCGGCGGTGTGGAGGCCAAACCCCGGCGCGGAAAGCGGCTCAAGAACCTCCGCGCGGCGGGCTGA
- a CDS encoding DUF6542 domain-containing protein produces MEQPSTRIPQRKVRRASPVPRPAAPVGPGESPFLLRGRSGRASPPTGGPGTRLTGLGSGLLTILAMLGAGWLVSVTAGGSTTLYGMAFLAGAAACALWVRPADLVTAPVTAPIAFTAGAVPLTDGDGGFAGQAMGMITLLSLNAGWLYAGTLLAGVLALVRRIMLVRARRKQRNRQRRRPSRPPRSPRRSGAEQARSRR; encoded by the coding sequence GTGGAGCAACCCAGCACACGTATCCCGCAGCGCAAGGTCCGCCGCGCGTCCCCGGTGCCCCGGCCCGCCGCCCCCGTGGGGCCGGGCGAGAGCCCCTTCCTCCTCCGCGGCCGGTCCGGACGGGCCTCTCCCCCGACGGGCGGTCCGGGGACCCGGCTGACCGGCCTCGGCAGCGGCCTGCTGACCATCCTGGCGATGCTCGGCGCGGGCTGGCTGGTCTCCGTCACGGCCGGCGGCTCGACCACCCTCTACGGGATGGCCTTCCTGGCCGGCGCCGCGGCCTGCGCCCTGTGGGTGCGCCCCGCGGACCTGGTCACCGCGCCCGTGACCGCCCCCATCGCCTTCACCGCGGGAGCCGTGCCCCTGACCGACGGCGACGGCGGCTTCGCAGGCCAGGCCATGGGCATGATCACCCTGCTGTCGCTGAACGCCGGGTGGCTCTACGCCGGCACCCTGCTGGCCGGCGTGCTCGCGCTCGTCCGCAGGATCATGCTGGTCAGGGCGCGTCGGAAGCAGCGGAACCGGCAGCGGAGGCGGCCATCGCGGCCCCCACGATCCCCGCGTCGTTCTGGAGCAGAGCAGGCACGATCTCGGCGCTGA